The proteins below come from a single Caulobacter segnis ATCC 21756 genomic window:
- the pyk gene encoding pyruvate kinase produces the protein MIRARRSRIVATIGPASSSPEMIVTLAKAGADVFRLNFSHGAHETHAAVYKAIREAETVVGRPLGVLADLQGPKLRVGKFAEGPVMLKPGQAFRFDSDPTPGDETRVHLPHPEILTAMRPGATLLLDDGKLRMTVTEAGPGYANTKVVNGGKLSERKGVAVPDVVIPMSPLTAKDREDLAFALRLGVDWIALSFVQAPEDMAELRRIVEGRAAVLAKIEKPQALKVLGPILDLCDGVMVARGDLGVEMAPEEVPVAQKEILRAARERGIPVIVATQMLESMTSSPTPTRAEASDVANAVYEGADAVMLSAESAAGDYPEESVSMMNRIIERVERDPRWPELMQAEQSHDDDDADVLVVAAAGAAKAGSTKCLVAFTTTGATARRLARERPLQPVLALSPEINAVRRMTLVWGVEPRVSAQPDSLEVVTTNASSKALELGLVAPGERLLVVAGTPFGAPGAANLLRLAHAPAPARRR, from the coding sequence ATGATCCGCGCCCGTCGCTCCCGCATCGTCGCCACGATCGGCCCGGCTTCTAGTTCGCCCGAGATGATCGTCACCCTGGCCAAGGCCGGGGCGGACGTCTTTCGCCTGAACTTCAGCCACGGCGCGCACGAGACCCACGCGGCGGTCTACAAGGCCATCCGCGAGGCCGAGACGGTTGTAGGCCGCCCGCTGGGCGTGCTGGCCGACCTGCAAGGGCCCAAGCTGCGCGTCGGCAAGTTCGCCGAGGGTCCGGTCATGCTGAAGCCCGGCCAGGCCTTCCGCTTCGACAGCGACCCGACGCCGGGCGACGAGACCCGCGTGCACTTGCCGCATCCTGAAATCCTGACCGCGATGCGGCCCGGCGCGACCCTGCTGCTGGACGACGGCAAGCTGCGGATGACGGTCACCGAGGCGGGTCCCGGCTACGCCAACACCAAGGTCGTCAACGGCGGCAAGCTGTCCGAGCGCAAGGGCGTGGCCGTGCCGGACGTTGTGATCCCGATGTCGCCGCTGACCGCCAAGGACCGCGAGGACCTGGCTTTCGCCCTGCGCCTTGGCGTCGACTGGATCGCCCTGTCGTTCGTGCAGGCGCCGGAAGACATGGCCGAGCTGCGCCGCATCGTCGAAGGCCGCGCCGCCGTCTTGGCGAAGATCGAGAAGCCGCAGGCGCTGAAGGTGCTGGGTCCGATCCTCGACCTCTGCGACGGCGTGATGGTGGCGCGCGGCGATCTGGGCGTCGAGATGGCCCCCGAAGAGGTGCCGGTGGCGCAGAAGGAGATTCTGCGCGCGGCCCGCGAGCGCGGCATTCCGGTGATCGTCGCGACCCAGATGCTTGAGTCGATGACCAGCTCGCCGACGCCCACCCGCGCCGAGGCCTCGGACGTCGCCAACGCCGTCTATGAAGGCGCGGACGCGGTGATGCTGTCGGCGGAATCCGCCGCCGGCGACTATCCCGAAGAGTCTGTCTCGATGATGAACCGCATCATCGAGCGGGTGGAGCGCGATCCGCGTTGGCCCGAGCTGATGCAGGCCGAGCAGAGCCATGACGACGACGACGCCGACGTGCTGGTCGTGGCCGCCGCCGGCGCCGCCAAGGCGGGCTCGACCAAGTGCCTGGTCGCCTTCACGACCACAGGGGCCACCGCCCGTCGCCTGGCGCGTGAACGCCCGCTGCAGCCGGTGCTGGCCCTCTCGCCGGAGATCAACGCCGTTCGTCGCATGACCTTGGTCTGGGGCGTCGAGCCGCGCGTCAGCGCCCAGCCCGACAGCCTCGAGGTCGTCACCACGAACGCGTCGAGCAAGGCGCTGGAACTGGGCCTCGTCGCACCCGGCGAGCGCCTGCTGGTCGTGGCCGGGACGCCGTTCGGCGCGCCCGGGGCGGCGAATCTTCTGCGCCTGGCCCACGCTCCGGCGCCGGCCCGCCGTCGTTAG
- a CDS encoding Crp/Fnr family transcriptional regulator: MKNRLLSALPSEDKALLVPYLTPMELDKGRLLYDPGDTIDQVYFPNDGVISLMTLMESGAAIESATIGREGALGLMAAVAPRQSLSRAIVQAPGSALRIAAGPLHDAWTRSAALRTLVDRHNEALFGHAIQSVACNALHAVEARFCRWLLSCHDRIDSNTVSLTQEFLADMLGVQRTTVTAVAGSLQNKGLIRYRRGVVDILDRNGLEAMTCECYAAVRRSYERLLPDPFGDEEALDVRARG; the protein is encoded by the coding sequence TTGAAGAACCGACTCCTTTCCGCGCTGCCGTCAGAGGACAAGGCTCTTCTGGTCCCGTACCTGACTCCGATGGAGCTCGACAAAGGCCGCCTGCTCTACGATCCAGGCGACACCATCGATCAGGTCTATTTCCCCAATGACGGCGTCATCTCGCTAATGACGCTGATGGAGAGCGGCGCGGCCATCGAGTCCGCCACGATCGGACGCGAAGGCGCTCTGGGCCTGATGGCCGCCGTGGCGCCGCGCCAGTCGCTGTCCCGCGCGATCGTCCAGGCGCCCGGCTCGGCGCTGCGCATCGCGGCGGGCCCTCTGCATGACGCGTGGACGCGCAGCGCCGCGCTGCGGACCCTCGTGGACCGGCACAACGAGGCCCTGTTCGGGCACGCGATCCAGTCGGTCGCCTGCAACGCGCTGCACGCGGTCGAGGCGCGGTTCTGCCGCTGGCTGCTGTCCTGTCACGATCGCATCGACAGCAACACGGTGAGCCTGACCCAGGAGTTCCTGGCGGACATGCTAGGCGTCCAGCGCACGACGGTCACGGCCGTGGCCGGCTCGCTGCAGAACAAGGGACTGATCCGCTATCGCCGGGGCGTCGTCGACATCCTGGACCGCAACGGCCTCGAGGCCATGACCTGCGAGTGCTACGCGGCGGTGCGGAGGAGCTATGAGCGACTTCTGCCCGATCCGTTCGGAGACGAGGAAGCGCTAGACGTGCGCGCGCGGGGCTGA
- a CDS encoding acyl-CoA dehydrogenase family protein — MAVLTEEQTMLRDAAKGWTSESAPVGALRKLRDGNSGQSFDPAAWAEMGEMGWAGVIVPEAYDGSAFGYLGLGLILEETGRTLAASPLLSTAMIAASALQLAGSDAQKQAWLPRIASGEIVATLAVDEGSHHAPARTALTATHSGAGFVLNGTKTFVLDGDAADLLIVVARTGGAQGQTNGLTLFLVPADAPGVNRTHLALIDSRGAAQIAFDGVEVAADAVLGEVDKGWAVLEPTLDRAYAGLAAEMLGSASAAFDITLDYLKTRTQFGQVIGSFQALQHRAAKWFTDLETTRSCVEAALEALDTGSDSRALASLAKAKASELVHLASNEMVQMHGGIGMTDAHDAGLYMKRARVTEALFGGASFHRDRYARLMGF; from the coding sequence ATGGCCGTCCTGACCGAAGAACAGACGATGCTGCGCGACGCCGCCAAGGGCTGGACCAGCGAAAGCGCCCCTGTCGGCGCCCTGCGCAAGCTGCGCGACGGCAACAGCGGCCAGAGCTTCGATCCCGCCGCCTGGGCGGAGATGGGTGAAATGGGCTGGGCCGGGGTGATCGTGCCCGAGGCCTATGACGGTTCGGCCTTCGGCTATCTGGGCCTGGGCCTGATCCTGGAGGAGACCGGGCGCACCCTGGCGGCCTCGCCGCTGCTCTCCACGGCCATGATCGCCGCCTCCGCGCTGCAACTGGCCGGCTCCGACGCCCAGAAACAGGCCTGGCTGCCCCGCATCGCCAGCGGCGAGATCGTCGCCACGCTGGCGGTCGACGAAGGCTCGCACCACGCGCCGGCCCGCACCGCGCTGACCGCGACCCACAGCGGCGCCGGCTTCGTGCTGAACGGGACGAAGACCTTCGTGCTGGACGGCGACGCCGCCGACCTGCTGATCGTCGTCGCCCGCACCGGCGGCGCGCAGGGCCAGACGAACGGCTTGACCCTATTCCTCGTCCCCGCAGACGCCCCGGGCGTGAACCGCACGCATCTGGCTTTGATCGACTCGCGCGGCGCGGCGCAAATCGCCTTCGACGGCGTGGAGGTCGCGGCCGACGCCGTGCTCGGCGAGGTCGACAAGGGCTGGGCCGTGCTGGAGCCGACGCTGGACCGCGCCTATGCGGGCCTCGCGGCCGAGATGCTGGGCAGCGCCAGCGCCGCCTTCGACATCACGCTCGACTACCTGAAGACCCGCACCCAGTTCGGTCAGGTGATCGGCTCGTTCCAGGCGTTGCAGCATCGGGCCGCCAAGTGGTTCACCGACCTTGAGACCACCCGCTCCTGCGTGGAAGCCGCGCTGGAGGCGCTGGACACGGGAAGCGACAGCCGCGCCCTCGCCTCCCTGGCCAAGGCCAAGGCCAGCGAGCTGGTCCATCTGGCCAGCAACGAGATGGTTCAGATGCACGGCGGGATCGGCATGACCGACGCGCACGACGCCGGCCTCTACATGAAGCGCGCACGGGTCACGGAGGCGCTGTTCGGCGGCGCCAGCTTCCATCGTGATCGCTACGCCAGACTCATGGGCTTCTAA
- a CDS encoding 2-hydroxychromene-2-carboxylate isomerase, protein MIEFWYEFASTYSYPAAMRIERLAADKGVAVAWRPFIVGPLFHEQQGLNDSPFNAFPVKGEYMWRDLERVCDAEGLPLRHPSQFPRNSLLAARVAICGLEDGWTPAFSRAVYQANFVDDQDIGSPEVLAPLIASVGAGPEHVLAAAQSDPIKARLKDHVRQAKERGLFGAPSFLTADGELFWGNDRLEQALDWAVRHQSREHA, encoded by the coding sequence ATGATCGAGTTCTGGTACGAATTCGCCTCGACCTACTCCTATCCGGCAGCGATGCGGATCGAGAGGCTGGCCGCCGACAAGGGCGTGGCCGTGGCGTGGCGGCCATTCATCGTCGGTCCGCTGTTCCATGAGCAGCAGGGCCTGAACGACAGTCCGTTCAACGCCTTCCCGGTCAAGGGCGAGTACATGTGGCGAGACCTCGAGCGCGTCTGCGACGCCGAGGGCTTGCCGCTGCGCCATCCCAGTCAGTTCCCGCGCAACAGCCTGCTGGCCGCGCGCGTCGCCATCTGTGGCCTGGAGGACGGCTGGACGCCGGCCTTCAGCCGCGCGGTCTACCAGGCCAATTTTGTCGACGACCAGGACATCGGCAGCCCCGAGGTTCTCGCCCCACTGATCGCTTCGGTCGGCGCGGGCCCCGAGCACGTCCTGGCCGCCGCGCAATCCGATCCCATCAAGGCGCGCCTGAAGGACCATGTCCGCCAGGCCAAGGAACGCGGGCTGTTCGGCGCGCCCAGCTTTCTCACCGCCGACGGCGAGCTCTTCTGGGGCAACGACCGTCTGGAACAGGCCCTCGACTGGGCCGTCCGTCATCAATCCAGGGAGCACGCCTGA
- a CDS encoding acyl-CoA dehydrogenase family protein, producing the protein MADFGGTELDAFRAETRAWLEANYPKSLSAPMAEDEAPWGGRKMVWKNPDAKLWLERMAERGWTAPMWPREYGGGGLTKAQNKVLEQELRRLKARPALMSFGIWMLGPVLLEYATEEQKQRFLPQIVRGEIRWCQGYSEPGAGSDLASLQTKCEDKGDHYLINGQKVWTSYADQADWIFCLVRTDTTKKHEGISFVLFDMTSPGVEARPIKLISGSSPFCETFFDNVKVPKEQLVGKLNGGWDIAKRLLQYERQNISASGFGGGGGLSPVEAAKSEIDVDAEGRIADGDFRARLAAHSMDAHAFMLTVRRAEAESKQGSGPSAAVSIIKYAAAKMNQERTELLVEALGLQGLGWEGEGFSAEELAAPRAMLRAKGNSIEGGTSEVNLNVVAKRVLGLLDHQ; encoded by the coding sequence ATGGCCGATTTCGGGGGAACCGAACTCGACGCCTTCCGCGCCGAGACCCGCGCCTGGCTGGAGGCCAACTATCCCAAGTCCCTGAGCGCGCCCATGGCCGAGGACGAAGCCCCCTGGGGCGGCCGCAAGATGGTCTGGAAGAACCCGGACGCCAAGCTGTGGCTGGAGCGCATGGCCGAGCGCGGCTGGACCGCGCCGATGTGGCCCAGGGAATATGGCGGCGGCGGGCTCACCAAGGCGCAGAACAAGGTGCTGGAGCAGGAGCTGCGCCGCCTGAAGGCTCGCCCGGCCCTGATGAGCTTCGGGATCTGGATGCTGGGCCCGGTGCTGCTCGAATACGCCACCGAGGAACAGAAGCAGCGCTTCCTGCCGCAGATCGTCCGCGGCGAAATCCGATGGTGCCAGGGTTATTCGGAGCCTGGCGCCGGTTCGGACCTGGCCTCCCTCCAGACCAAGTGCGAGGACAAGGGCGATCACTACCTGATCAACGGCCAGAAGGTCTGGACCAGCTACGCCGACCAGGCCGACTGGATCTTCTGCCTGGTGCGCACCGACACGACCAAGAAGCACGAAGGCATCTCGTTCGTGCTGTTCGACATGACCTCGCCCGGCGTCGAGGCCCGGCCGATCAAGCTGATCAGCGGATCCTCGCCCTTCTGCGAGACCTTCTTCGACAATGTGAAGGTCCCCAAGGAACAGCTGGTCGGCAAGCTGAACGGCGGGTGGGACATCGCCAAGCGCCTGCTCCAGTACGAGCGCCAGAACATCAGCGCCTCGGGCTTCGGCGGCGGCGGCGGTCTTTCGCCGGTCGAGGCGGCCAAGAGCGAGATCGACGTCGACGCCGAAGGCCGGATCGCCGATGGCGACTTCCGCGCGCGCCTCGCGGCCCATTCCATGGACGCTCACGCCTTCATGCTAACCGTGCGCCGCGCCGAGGCGGAGTCCAAGCAGGGCTCGGGACCCAGCGCCGCCGTCTCGATCATCAAGTACGCCGCCGCCAAGATGAACCAGGAACGCACCGAGCTGTTGGTCGAGGCCTTGGGCCTGCAGGGCCTGGGCTGGGAAGGCGAAGGCTTCAGCGCCGAGGAGCTGGCCGCGCCGCGCGCCATGCTGCGCGCCAAGGGCAACTCGATCGAGGGCGGCACCAGCGAGGTGAACCTGAACGTCGTGGCCAAGCGCGTCCTGGGCCTGTTGGACCACCAGTAA
- a CDS encoding phosphatidylglycerol lysyltransferase domain-containing protein: MSSTVFRPAALAIAPTLAAILTASAGVMLLASGATPSEPTRFLLLLAFAPDLLIEISHFFSSILGLVLLLLAFGLRSRLGAAWWAALIVLASSAVLAIFKGLNWEETAMLLVCFLAILPFRDAFPRRAALSKMEITPGWLLSAAAAIGGAGLLGWWSFHHTEFADKSWIRILQDHDEAARAIRSSVAAAIVLLAVGVWRLISTAATPPVVDDTDPEFDRVRAILAKAEDAEPSANLALLGDKRFLFSASGETFLMFGVRGRSWIALGAPVGRSDERMELFWRFRELADAHAARAGFYGLGPDDLPDTVDLGLAIQKTGESAAVPLEAFSLVGRRREVLRRNWRKAGEGGAAFEVLPVGAANAIMDELKAISDSWLGHHAGGEKSFSMGGFDPRYVAEFPVAVVRGEEGKIVAFATLWLTASKTSFSMDLMRYSDEAPKNVMDYLFVELLQWGKDEGYKAFEFGVAPLAGLEDRRLAPIMSRVGRLLYERGEEIYNFQGVRRYKDKYDPVWQPRYIAAPQKWAIPFLLADIGLLSSGGVSGLTKRPKKAAT; encoded by the coding sequence ATGTCCTCGACAGTTTTCAGGCCCGCGGCTCTCGCGATCGCCCCGACCCTGGCGGCGATCCTGACCGCGTCGGCGGGAGTCATGCTGCTGGCCTCGGGGGCTACGCCATCCGAACCGACCCGCTTCCTGCTGCTTTTGGCCTTCGCGCCCGATCTGCTGATCGAGATCAGCCACTTCTTCTCGTCGATCCTGGGTCTTGTCCTGCTCCTGCTGGCCTTCGGCCTGCGCTCCCGCCTGGGCGCGGCCTGGTGGGCGGCTCTGATCGTGCTGGCGTCGTCGGCGGTTCTGGCGATCTTCAAGGGGCTGAACTGGGAAGAGACCGCCATGCTGCTGGTCTGTTTCCTCGCCATCCTGCCGTTCCGAGACGCCTTCCCGCGCAGGGCGGCTTTGTCGAAGATGGAGATCACGCCGGGCTGGCTGCTGTCGGCGGCCGCGGCGATCGGCGGGGCCGGGCTCCTGGGCTGGTGGTCGTTCCACCACACCGAATTCGCCGACAAGTCCTGGATCCGTATCCTGCAAGACCACGACGAGGCCGCCCGGGCCATTCGCTCGTCGGTCGCGGCCGCCATCGTGCTGCTGGCCGTAGGCGTCTGGCGGCTGATCTCGACGGCGGCCACGCCGCCGGTCGTCGACGACACCGACCCTGAGTTCGACCGCGTCCGGGCTATCCTCGCCAAGGCCGAGGACGCCGAGCCCAGCGCCAATCTCGCCCTGCTGGGCGACAAGCGCTTCCTGTTCTCGGCGTCGGGCGAGACCTTCCTGATGTTCGGCGTGCGGGGCCGTTCCTGGATCGCCCTGGGCGCGCCGGTCGGTCGCAGCGACGAGCGCATGGAGCTGTTCTGGCGCTTCCGCGAACTGGCCGACGCCCATGCGGCGCGCGCGGGCTTCTATGGCCTGGGCCCCGACGACCTGCCCGACACCGTCGATCTCGGCCTCGCCATCCAGAAGACCGGCGAAAGCGCGGCCGTGCCGCTGGAGGCCTTCAGCCTGGTCGGTCGCCGCCGCGAGGTGCTGCGTCGCAACTGGCGCAAGGCCGGGGAGGGCGGCGCCGCCTTCGAGGTCCTGCCTGTCGGCGCGGCCAATGCGATCATGGACGAGTTGAAGGCGATCTCCGACTCCTGGCTCGGCCATCATGCCGGCGGGGAGAAGAGCTTCTCGATGGGGGGCTTCGATCCGCGGTATGTCGCCGAATTCCCGGTGGCGGTGGTGCGCGGCGAGGAGGGCAAGATCGTCGCCTTCGCCACCCTGTGGCTGACGGCCTCGAAGACCTCGTTCTCGATGGACCTGATGCGCTATTCCGACGAGGCGCCCAAGAACGTCATGGACTACCTGTTCGTCGAGCTCCTCCAGTGGGGCAAGGACGAGGGCTACAAAGCGTTCGAGTTCGGCGTGGCGCCGCTAGCGGGGCTGGAAGATCGTCGTCTGGCGCCGATCATGTCTCGGGTCGGCCGCCTGCTCTATGAGCGGGGCGAGGAGATCTACAATTTCCAGGGTGTCCGACGGTATAAAGATAAATATGACCCTGTCTGGCAGCCGCGTTACATTGCCGCGCCCCAGAAATGGGCGATCCCATTCTTGCTCGCCGACATCGGTTTGCTGTCGTCGGGAGGGGTCTCGGGCCTGACCAAGCGCCCGAAAAAGGCCGCGACCTAG
- a CDS encoding SEL1-like repeat protein: protein MTAASPWSVKGIDPKAREVAKDLARRSGMTLGEWLNRMIIEGDGQGDYRAASEETPSRAHLEVVRDEPSRAEIAEQTDQVGRVAVALDRLTRRIEVAEGRNAAAISGIDHSVRDAIARLSRAEREQIAVAARFEGAVDDLKTEQVRTAERVRRIEAEAAGPRSVEALRALEGALGKVAGHLYDGEARTREAIAALEARLDAQAAPQPQDPNELVEAVVARLGERLEAAETRTSEALRELSASFSTLDERLGVVETANPAAGVQERLDSLAASLAEKMEAARLEMAERLRETADGRFDRMERKLGEMAAHVEAAEQRSAQAIERMGREVVNVADAFNRRVQTAENRSAAAIEQVGGEVARIAATVETRLNRADSVQGQALEKLGAEIARITERLTERIGSAERRNALAIDDVGEQVARVTERLNQRHERSSQELLDRIRQSEERTLRMLEEARDKIDTRLHEAQRKPEPVAPPPEPESVAEFTPPPASPFEDDEMVLGEASPFTDDDVFDAESTTDRDLDAADFPFDDPEDEAFDDGDFAFADALDDEDLVEAPAAEAPKAAPAEPERPLSTREIIEQARAAARAAAAADAKGLGAVRPSKSDKTGGGSLFSGFGAFSAKKPKRRVGTTVASVAVAIGSAAVVGACVGGLLLLGDQNASASAPRAAQALSSQKPVLASAAGSRASVALTSAPAIPVPAEIAPAVSDEAKALFAASIRKIETGDRTGLEGLKRAATDGYPAAQFYLSKLLESGKGGVKRDMIEARRWSERAANGGDPRAMHNLALYYFKGEGGPRNSTIAALWFRKAADTGLVDSQFNLAQLYETGLGVSQNARRSL from the coding sequence ATGACGGCGGCTTCGCCATGGAGCGTTAAGGGGATCGACCCCAAGGCACGGGAGGTCGCAAAGGACCTCGCGCGTCGCTCCGGCATGACCTTGGGCGAGTGGCTGAACCGCATGATCATCGAAGGCGATGGTCAGGGCGACTATCGCGCCGCCAGTGAAGAGACCCCCAGCCGCGCCCATCTGGAAGTCGTGCGAGACGAGCCCTCGCGCGCCGAGATCGCCGAACAGACCGACCAGGTCGGCCGCGTCGCCGTGGCGCTGGATCGCCTGACCCGCCGGATCGAAGTGGCCGAGGGCCGCAACGCCGCCGCCATCTCCGGCATCGACCACTCCGTCCGCGACGCCATCGCCCGCTTGAGCCGGGCCGAGCGCGAACAGATCGCCGTCGCCGCTCGCTTCGAAGGCGCGGTGGACGACCTCAAGACCGAGCAGGTTCGCACCGCCGAGCGTGTGCGCCGCATCGAGGCCGAGGCGGCGGGCCCGCGCTCGGTCGAAGCCCTGCGCGCGCTGGAAGGCGCCTTGGGCAAGGTCGCCGGCCACCTCTATGACGGCGAGGCCCGCACCCGCGAAGCCATCGCCGCCCTCGAGGCGCGGCTGGACGCGCAGGCGGCGCCGCAACCGCAAGACCCGAACGAACTGGTCGAGGCTGTCGTGGCTCGCCTGGGAGAGCGGCTCGAGGCCGCCGAGACCCGGACCAGCGAAGCCCTCCGCGAGCTCAGCGCGTCGTTCTCGACCCTCGACGAGCGTCTCGGCGTGGTCGAGACCGCAAACCCCGCCGCCGGCGTGCAGGAGCGTCTGGACAGCCTGGCCGCCAGCCTCGCCGAAAAGATGGAAGCCGCGCGCCTGGAGATGGCCGAGCGGCTCCGCGAGACCGCCGATGGCCGCTTCGACCGCATGGAGCGCAAGCTGGGCGAGATGGCCGCGCACGTCGAGGCCGCTGAGCAGCGCTCGGCCCAGGCCATCGAGCGCATGGGCCGCGAAGTGGTCAACGTCGCCGACGCCTTCAACCGCCGCGTCCAGACCGCCGAGAACCGCAGCGCCGCCGCGATCGAACAGGTCGGGGGCGAGGTGGCGCGGATCGCCGCGACCGTGGAAACCCGGCTCAATCGCGCCGACAGCGTCCAGGGCCAAGCGCTTGAAAAGCTTGGCGCGGAGATCGCGCGTATCACCGAACGCCTGACCGAACGCATTGGCAGCGCCGAGCGCCGCAACGCCCTGGCGATCGATGATGTTGGCGAGCAGGTCGCGCGCGTGACCGAGCGCCTGAACCAGCGCCATGAACGCTCGAGCCAGGAGTTGCTCGACCGGATCCGCCAGAGCGAGGAGCGCACGCTCCGCATGCTGGAGGAGGCGCGCGACAAGATCGACACGCGCCTGCATGAGGCCCAACGCAAGCCGGAGCCCGTCGCGCCGCCGCCGGAGCCCGAGTCCGTCGCCGAATTCACACCGCCTCCCGCCTCGCCCTTCGAGGACGACGAGATGGTTCTGGGTGAGGCCTCGCCGTTCACCGACGACGACGTCTTCGACGCGGAGTCGACGACGGATCGTGACCTCGACGCCGCTGATTTCCCGTTCGACGATCCCGAGGACGAAGCGTTCGATGACGGCGATTTCGCGTTCGCCGACGCGCTGGACGACGAGGACCTCGTCGAAGCCCCCGCGGCTGAAGCGCCGAAGGCCGCGCCCGCCGAGCCGGAGCGCCCGCTGTCGACGCGCGAGATCATCGAGCAGGCCCGCGCGGCCGCCCGCGCCGCCGCGGCGGCGGACGCCAAGGGCCTCGGCGCCGTTCGCCCGAGCAAGAGCGATAAGACCGGCGGCGGATCCCTGTTCAGCGGCTTCGGCGCCTTCTCGGCCAAAAAGCCCAAGCGTCGGGTCGGCACGACCGTGGCCAGCGTCGCGGTCGCGATCGGTAGCGCCGCCGTCGTCGGCGCCTGCGTCGGCGGTCTCTTGCTGCTGGGCGACCAGAACGCCAGCGCCAGCGCGCCGCGCGCCGCTCAAGCGCTGTCGAGCCAGAAGCCGGTCCTGGCCAGCGCGGCAGGCTCGCGAGCCTCGGTGGCCCTGACGAGCGCGCCGGCCATCCCAGTCCCGGCCGAGATCGCGCCGGCCGTGTCTGACGAAGCCAAGGCGCTGTTCGCCGCTTCCATCCGCAAGATCGAGACCGGCGATCGCACCGGCCTTGAGGGCCTTAAGCGCGCCGCGACGGACGGCTATCCCGCCGCTCAATTCTATCTGTCGAAGCTGCTGGAAAGCGGCAAGGGCGGCGTCAAGCGCGACATGATCGAAGCGCGTCGCTGGAGCGAGCGGGCCGCCAACGGCGGCGATCCGCGCGCGATGCACAACCTGGCGCTCTACTATTTCAAGGGCGAGGGCGGTCCGCGCAATTCCACGATCGCCGCGCTGTGGTTCCGCAAGGCCGCCGACACCGGCCTCGTCGACAGCCAGTTCAACCTGGCCCAGCTCTACGAGACCGGTCTGGGCGTCAGCCAGAACGCGCGCCGAAGCCTATAA
- a CDS encoding peptidoglycan-binding domain-containing protein, whose amino-acid sequence MIAGRAGDPTARSRANALRPQLTAEALQTADRSAQAFRAQAPVQTASLAPTNTGAAGDFGTAQQALSQLGYYQGPRDGVASPALRLAIAAYQRDQGLPASGEVDSQTLGRLAGSAR is encoded by the coding sequence GTGATCGCTGGCCGGGCCGGCGACCCCACCGCCCGCAGCCGCGCCAACGCCCTTCGCCCGCAGCTGACCGCCGAGGCCCTGCAGACGGCGGATCGCTCCGCCCAGGCCTTCCGCGCCCAGGCGCCGGTCCAGACCGCGTCTCTGGCGCCGACCAACACCGGAGCAGCCGGCGATTTCGGGACAGCGCAACAAGCCCTGTCGCAGCTCGGCTACTATCAAGGCCCGCGTGACGGCGTCGCCTCGCCGGCGTTGCGGTTGGCCATCGCCGCCTACCAGCGCGACCAGGGCCTGCCGGCGTCGGGCGAGGTCGATAGCCAGACTCTGGGCCGTCTCGCGGGCTCCGCTCGCTGA
- a CDS encoding DUF3429 domain-containing protein, whose amino-acid sequence MNESVGGRTPVPPAVWVFGLSTLIPFFVSSALFCYGPTKIQGPSLVALLAYSTAMVSYFGGVRTGLEIENASPRWSVLGLSLLFPLAGFGLLVGELRFDPAWQLSGFLLLLLLQWVWDVTNHEGPTWRPRMRTLLTAGAAISLAFSLEQALHM is encoded by the coding sequence ATGAACGAGTCCGTGGGCGGGCGGACGCCGGTTCCTCCGGCGGTATGGGTCTTTGGTCTATCGACCCTCATTCCATTCTTCGTCTCGTCGGCCTTGTTCTGCTACGGTCCCACCAAGATCCAAGGGCCTTCTCTGGTGGCGCTCCTGGCCTATTCCACCGCGATGGTGTCGTATTTCGGCGGCGTGCGCACGGGCCTGGAGATCGAGAACGCCAGCCCGCGCTGGTCGGTCCTGGGGCTCTCGCTGCTGTTCCCCCTGGCGGGATTCGGTCTGCTGGTCGGCGAACTGAGGTTCGATCCCGCCTGGCAGCTGTCCGGTTTCCTGCTTCTGTTGCTGCTGCAATGGGTCTGGGACGTCACCAACCACGAGGGGCCGACCTGGCGCCCGCGCATGCGCACCCTGCTAACTGCGGGCGCGGCGATCTCCTTGGCCTTCTCGTTGGAGCAGGCCCTGCACATGTAG